The Haloplanus sp. GDY1 genomic sequence GTCGGACGCTGAGAGTCAGCCGACACCACATGTCTCGTGAGAGATTCGGTTTGGGCTGGCCCGCGTTCACTCGCGGTTACTGACGGGATCGCGGTTTGCGTTCTCTTCCGGCTCCTACTGAGATGTTTCAATTCGGAGCGTTCCCCATTGCGCGAGGCAATTGCGAGGGGATTCCCATTCGGAAATCCTCGGTTCTTTCCTTCCATGCAGGTCCCCGAGGCTTATCGCAGCTTGGCACGTCCGTCGTCGGCTCTCGAGCCGAGCCATTCACCAGCTGGCACAGTAGCCAGATTGATGGTTGTCACACTAGTGACCCGGTTTGACTGTCGGGTCCAGTGGACGCCTGGATCGCACGTACATACGGTTTCATCACGCTCTCGTGGACGCGAGAGCGTTCGACCCTTCCCATCCGCGTTCGCACGGGATGGTGCATCGGTCTTGCGTAGCCCAACCGAGCGCCGTCACGCACTTAAGGCGTGCGATCCGGCGCGGCGGGCTGGCATGGACCCGCTGGGATTCGAACCCAGGGCGTCCTCCTTGCAAAGGAGGTGCTCTACCGCTGAGCTACGGGCCCGGTCCCCGAGAAGGGGGACGCGGTGGTGTGGGTGAGAGTGTGAGCCGTGGTGGTTCTAAGGTGCCCGGTCGATGCGGTGGTCGATCCGTGGACTGCGTGGTCGTGTGGTGGGCCTCCCGTGTGGGAGGTCCCGGTCAGTAGGAGGTGATCCAGCCGCAGATTCCCCTACGGCTACCTTGTTACGACTTAAGCCCCCTTGCGGAGCCCAGATTCGACCGTCGTGCGACGGCCTCATCCGGACCCCACTCGGGTGCTTTGACGGGCGGTGTGTGCAAGGAGCAGGGACGTATTCACCGCGCGCTGCTGACACGCGATTACTACCGAATCCAGCTTCATGAGGGCGGGTTTCAGCCCTCAATCCGAACTACGACCGAGTTTAGGAGATTACCGTCCTCTTTCGAGGTGGGAACCCATTGTCTCGGCCATTGTAGCCCGCGTGTAGCCCAGCACATTCGGGGCATACTGACCTACCGTTGCCCGTTCCTTCCTCCGTGTTGGCCACGGCAGTCCTCCTAATGTACCCACCCGGGCGAACCCGGTGCTGGCAATTAGGAGTGCGGGTCTCGCTCGTTGCCTGACTTAACAGGACGCCTCACGGTACGAGCTGACGGCGGCCATGCACCTCCTCTCAACGGCTCTGGAAAGGTCATCAACCTGACCGTCATTACCGTTGTCGATGCTGGTGAGATGTCCGGCGTTGAGTCCAATTAAACCGCAGGCTCCTCCGGTTGTAGTGCTCCCCCGCCAATTCCTTTAAGTTTCATCCTTGCGGACGTACTTCCCAGGCGGTCTGCTTAGCGGCTTCCCTGCGGCACAACACCCACTCGTAGTGGGAGCCACACCTAGCAGACATCGTTTACGGCCAGGACTACCCGGGTATCTAATCCGGTTCGAGACCCTGGCTTTCGTCCCTCACCGTCGGATCCGTCTTCCCGAAGTGCTTTCGCCATCGGCGGTCCGTCCAGGATTACGGGATTTCACTCCTACCCAAGACGTACCCTTCGGGTCTTCCGGTCCCAAGCCGGGCAGTTTCCACCGGACGCCCGCCAGTTGGGCTGGCGGATTTCCCGATGGACTTGCTCGGCCGGCTACGAACGCTTTAGGCCCAATAAGATCGGCCATCACTCGAGCTGCCGGTATTACCGCGGCGGCTGGCACCGGTCTTGCCCAGCTCTTATTCCAGTACCTCCCTACGGTACTGAAAAGCGAGGACTGTATGCCCTCGCACTCGGGGTCCCCTTATCGCACTTGCGTGCAGTGTAAAGGTTTCGCGCCTGCTGCGCCCCGTAGGGCCCGGAATCTTGTCTCAGATTCCGTCTCCGGGCTCTTGCTCTCACAACCCGTACCGATTATCGGCACGGTGGGCCGTTACCCCACCGTCTACCTAATCGGCCGCAGCCACGTCCTACAGCGCGTGAGCGTTTGCGCGTCTCGGCATTCCAGCGTGAGACGGGTATGACCTATTAGCCTCAGTTTCCCGAGGTTATCGGCCTCTGTAGGGTGGTTTGGCCACGTGTTACGGAGCTATTTGCTACGAGTGTGAACTCGTACAACTAGCATGGCTAAATCGGACCCCGATAGCAATGGCCTCCGGCAGGATCAACCGGAATGGGCTCACTCTTGCGAGTGAGGGGTGGCGGGGAGACTCGTAGAGAGTCTCCGCGTCGTATAGACCACTGAGGTCCGTGGTTCGAGTCACCGCGTCGACCGGGTGACACCGAACCACCAAGGCTCACATCAGATTCCGGCTTACGGCGGACCGCAGGGGTGGAATCCTCATGTTTCGTCCGGACCTGAACCGACGGGGGCGATCCACATAAGCCCGTTGATCGGGCGCGGGATCGCCCCGGTCGATCTGACCGGTCCGGGTGAGGCCGAGGGCACCGTCGCCCTCGCCCTTCGCATTACCACCGAACCCCCTTATACACTTAAGGGCGTCGGAAGCGTTCCGCCGCCGGCTGCCGATCACGACTCACCCCGGATCGGATCCGGGGCGACGGATCGGCGCCGACGACGCGCGTACTACTGTGGAGAACGGTGGCATAAATAAGACCGTCGAAGTGGAGGAGCATCGTCACTCGATTGCATGGGAGTGGGCCACGAGACGTCGGCCGAGAGGACGGAGATGTCGCGCGGCTGGAGACCGGGCGGTCATCCCCCGCTCGTACGGATGGTCCCGCCGGGGAGCGGCCGCGCGGCGGGACGTGCTCGGCGCATGGCCAAAGCCCTGTCGGCACTGCTCGCCCGCACGCTCCCGGCGCGTCCGCCCGTCACTCGTCGAGGTGTTCGATGCCTTTCTTCGAGACGTTGCCTTTCGTGATCCGGTCACCCATCCAGTCGGGTTTGTCGTCCGGCGCGTCCTGTTCCCACGCCCACGCGTCGAAGATGTGTACCTTGTCCGTCCCCTTCTCCCGGAGCCGGATTTCGGTTGGGTTGGCCTCGGCGTCCGACTCCGAACTCGCCGGAGGGAGTCGCCGCGCCGCCTTCAGGGCGGCCTGCCGGGGCATGTTCCCCGAGAACACGCTGTCCTCCTCGCCGTCCTCGCGCATCACGAAGTTCCGCTTACCGTCCTCTCGTACCATGATTTTGCACCTCTATGGGAATCGAACACATGCCACAACATAAATATATCGGCAAAGCGAGGGCTCGTCCGGGCGACGAATATAAATCCCCCGGCCGAACGGCCGTTCCCGACGACGCGCGACTCGTCGCGTCCAGCAGTAGACAACACTTATGTGTGTCCTGCGGCCAAAGGGGGCTAGACACCCCCGATGGTCCGGAAAAAGAAGCTCAGTCCAAGCGGCGCCAAGGACGAGAACGGCGAATACCACAACGTCCACGTCAACCTGCACGAAGACGAACTCGCCGTGGCCGGAATGGAGATCGGCGACGAGGTGTTCGTCCGGGTGCGCGACGGCAAGATCATCATCCAGAAGGCCGACCCGGACGACGTCGAACACGACTTCTGAATCGATGAGCGCTCGTGACCGCGGCGGCGGACGGACGATACGGCGATGAGGGGGTACGACCTGTGCAAACCGCTCCTGTTCGCGCTCCCCGCCGAGACGGCCCATCGGGCCACCCACCGACTGCTTCGCGCCGCACAGGGGACGTCCGTCGAGGACTGGCTCCGTGACCGCTACGTCGTCGACGACGACCGCCTGGCGACCGAGGCGTTCGGCTGCCGCTTCGACACCCCCGTCGGCGTCGCCGCCGGCTTCGACAAGAACGCCGAGTTGCCGTCGGTCCTGACGGCGCTCGGCTTCGGCCACGTCGAAGTGGGCGGCGTCACCGCCGAGCGCCAGCCGGGCAACCCGCGGCCGCGGCTGTTTCGCCTCCCGGAGGACGGCGCCCTGATCAACCGCATGGGGTTCAACAACGAGGGCGCCGACCGGATCGGTGCCCGACTCGACGGGACCGACCTGCCCGACGCGCCCGTCGGGATCAACATCGGCAAGTCGAAGTCGACGCCGCTGGACGAGGCGCCGGCCGACTACCGCTACACCTACGACCGCGTCGCCGACGCCGGCGACTACTTCGTCGTGAACGTCTCCAGCCCGAACACGCCGGGGCTGCGCGACCTCCAGAACCGCGAGTCGCTCGAAGCGATCCTGGGCGGCCTCGTCGACGCCGGCGCCGACCCGCTGCTGGTGAAACTCTCCCCGGACCTCGCGGCCCCGGCCATCGAGGAGGCCCTGGCCGTCGTCGACGACCTGGACCTCGACGGCGTCGTCGCGACCAACACCACCGTCGACCGGCCGCCGGGGCTCCGAAGCCCGAACCGGGCCGAGCGTGGCGGCCTCTCGGGTAAACCCATCGAGGAGCGCGCCACCGGAACGATCAGGTTCATCGCGGAGCGCACCGACGTGCCCGTCGTCGGGGTCGGCGGGATCACCGACGCCGCGGGCGCCTACCGCAAGATCCGGGCGGGCGCGAGCGTCGTCCAGTTGTACACCGGACTGGTGTACGAGGGGCCGAGCCTCGCGCGCGACATCAACCGCGGTCTGCTCGACCTGCTGGAGCGGGACGGCTTCGACTCCGTCGAGGCGGCCGTCGGCGCGGACCTGTGAGAACGCTCCCCCGGGACGTCACGGGAGATTCGCGGGGTGGCGACCCGGGGCGACTCGGGAACCCGCTCAGTTCCGGACGATGACGACCGTCTCGCCCGCCTCGACCATCTCGCCGTCGCCCGCGTACTGCCGTTCCTCCTCGATCTCGAACATCTCGGGGTCGAGTTCGGCGTCCGCGACGTACAGGCGGCCGTCCTCGATTTCGTAGTCGCCCTCGGCGATCGCGGCCTCGATGTCGGAGACGCGTTCGCCGAACTCGGGACCGACGAGCGAGTAGTCGAGGTCGATCCCGGTCACGACGGACTCGACCGGCGGCTCCTCGTCGACCGACTCCAGTTCGGCGACGTGCATCACGCGCCGGATGTCGTCGGCGAAGTCGGCCACGTCGCCGTACACCCGAACGGCGTCGACGTCGGCGTTCATCGACAGCTGGTGGTCGGTCTTGTACTTCCGGAGCGCCGCCACGACGGCCATCGCCCGCTCGCCGGCGTCGAGGTCGGCCTCGACTCCCAGCGGGGCCGGCCAGTCGGTCGTGTGGACGCTCCCGCCGTCGTACATGTCCCGCCACAGTTCCTCGGTGACGTGGGCGAGGATGGGCGCGAACAGCTTGCAGAACCGCCGGTGGGCGGTCTGGAGCGTGTAGGCGGCCGACCGGTCCTCGCCGTCGCGGAGCCGCTGTTTCGCGATTTCGAGGTAGTCGTCACAGAACGTGTGCCAGAAAAAGGAGCGGAGGCTGTCGCGGGCCTTCGAGAACTCCCGGCGCTCGAAGTGGCCGGTGACGGTCTCGATCTGCTCGTCGAGTTCCGCCAGCAGCCACCGATCGATTTCGCGGAGGTCGGGACGCGAGAGCCGCTTCTCCGGCGTCAGGTCGTCGACGAGTTTCGACGCGTTCCAGAGCTTGCGCATCAGGCGCTCGCCCGCCCGGAGCCCCTTCTCCTTGTAGGGCAGGTCGTCGCCGACGGCGCTCCCGGCGGCCCAGTAGCGCGCGGCGTCGACGGGGTACTCCTCCAGCACCTCGTCCGGGGAGACGATGTTGCCGAGCGACTTCGACATCTTCACCCGGTTCTCGTCGAGCACCATCCCGTTGATCATCACGCTCTCAAATGGCACCTCGCCGGTGTGCTCGTAACACTTGACGACGGTGTGGAACAGCCAGAAGGAGATGATGTCGTGGCCCTGCGGCCGCATGTTCATCGGGTAGAGCTCCGGTCGCTGGATCGCCATCTCCGAGCCGTCCCACTCCCACCCCGCGTTGATCAGCGGCGTCAGCGAGGAGGTGGCCCACGTGTCGAACACGTCGTCCTCGGGGACGAGTTCGCCGTGGCCACACTCCGGGCAGCGGTCCACCGGCGGGTCGTCCGAGAGCGGGTCGACCGGCAACTGCTCGCGGTCCGCGATTATCTCGGCGTCGCAGTCGCCACAGTACCAGACCGGGAACGGGATGCCCGACGACCGCTGGCGGGAGATGGCCCAGTCCCACTGGAGCCCCTCGATCCAGTTTTTGTACCGCGTGAACATCTTCTCCGGGAACCACTCCATCGAGCGCCCGGCCTCCAGATACTCCTCGGTCTTGTCCAGCAGTTTGACGTACCACTGCTCGGTGACCAGGAACTCGATCTCCGTGTCACACCGTTCGTGGACGTTGACGACGTGGGTGATCGGCCGCCGATCGAGCAGGGCGCCCGCCGCGTCCAGGTCCTCGACGATCGCCTCGCGGGCCTCCTCCGCGGACAGCCCCTCGTACTCGCCGGCGACGTCGGTCATCGTTCCCGACTCGTCGATGGCGATGCGAAGCGGCAGGTCGTGTGCCTGGTACCACTCGATGTCGGTCTGGTCGCCGAACGTACAGCACATCACGATGCCCGACCCGGTCTCCATGTCGACGCGGTCGTCCTCGATGATGGGGACCGTCTGGCCGAAGAGCGGAATCTCGGCCTCCTCGCCGACGAGATACGCGTTCTCCTCGTCGTCGGGGTGGACGAACACCGCCACGCAGGCCGGGAGAAGTTCGGGCCGGGTCGTCGAGATGGTGAAGGAGTCGTCGGCCCCGGCGACCGGGAACTCGATGTCGTGGAAGTGCGAGTCCTGTTCGGAGTCCTCCATCTCGACCTGCGAGATGGCGGTCTCGCAGTCCGGACACCAGATGGCGGGCGCGCGCTGGCGGTACTCCCGTCCCTTCTCGTAGAGGTCGATGAAGGAGAGCTGCGAGATGCGTTGGACCCGCGGCTCGATGGTCTGGTACGTCTCGGTCCAGTCGATGGAGATGCCGAGCGCCTGCATCTTCTCCGTGAAGTCCGCCTCGTACTTCGCACAGACGCCGCGGCACATCTCCTGGAACACGTCGCGGTCGTACTCCTGGTGTTGGACGTCGAGTTCGTCCTCCGTGAGGCGCTCGGAGGCGATGCCGTTGTCGTCGTAGCCGAACGGGAAGAACACGTCCTCGCCCTGCATCCGGTTGTACCGGGCGACGAAGTCCTGCAGCGTGAACCCGTAGACGTGCCCCCAGTGGAGGCTGCCCGACACCGTCGGCGGCGGCGAGTCGATGGAGAAGACGGTGTCCGGATCTACCGCCCCGTCGCCGTAGGCGTACAGATCCTCCTCGACCCACCGCTCCTGCCACTGTCGTTCGACCGTCTCCGGGTCGTATTCTCCGCTCGGCATTGCTCGCCTGACGCTACCGGAGTGACCGGTGTTAAACGCCTCGGTTACCCACCGGCCGCGCTGCGGGCCGGCGTCGCCAACTGGGGCGAACGCCGGATCGGGCGCCACGCGCTCCCGGCGACGACTACGCCAGCGCGTCCAGCCGGAACTCGAACGCCGCGACGGGGAGTTCCAGGTCGTGTTCGACCAGCACTCGGGGATGCACCTCGCCGATCACGCCGACGGACTCGCCGTCGATCACCACCTCGGCAGCCCGGCCGTCGATGAACGTCGGGTGGTCCGTCGCGGGGGTCGACAGGTCGACGCCGAAGTCACGACACAGCGCGGCGAGTCGCGCCTTCGCGTCCTCGTAGGTCGCGTCGTGGCGCGCGAGGACCGCGGCGACCGTCCGATGCTCCGCGACGCCCGTGTTCTCGTCGTCGTCCGCGCGGGCCGCGAGCCCGATGTCGGCGAGGTCCTGCGGGTAGGCCCGGTGGGTGTTGTTCTCCAGCACCATCAGCAGGGAGGGGAGCGCCCACGTTCGGAGCATGGTGTAGTCCTCGCTGTAGGGCTCGGTGATGGTCACCGGCTCCCCGCCGCCGACGACGTCCGATCCCGGGGCGACGCCCATCCGCTCGTAGTTCTCCGTCTCGGAGATCATGTGGAAGTCGAGCAGGTCCTCGAAGCCGAGGCCGACGAGGGTCGTCCGCGCGGCGGCTTCGAGCGTCGAGCGCTCGTGTCGGCCGCCCACGGTCGCCACGTCCGGATATCGGGGATCGAGGTCGTTGAACCCGTAGGCCCGCCCCACGTCGTCGATCAGGTCCAGCGGGTGAAGCACGTCGGTGCGATAGGGGGGAATCGACACCTCGTAGGTCGTCCCCTCCTCCTCGTCGACGGCGGCGTCCAGCCCCGACCGCTCGAACAGGTCGACCGTCTCCTCGACGCCGAGGTCGACGCCGAGCAGTCCCTCGATGCGTTCGTGGGCGACGGTCTTGGTCTCGATCTCGAAGTCCGGGCGGACGAGCGTGCCGTCCTCGTACGCCACCTCGACCTCCTCTATCGTCGCGCCGCGGGCGTCGAGGGCGTAACAGATGACGTTGCACATCCGGTCGATCGTCCACTGATCCGTGCCGGTGAGTTCGACGAACAGTTCCCGCGAGTCGGTCGACACCTCGGTCCGCCGGCCGTTGATGACCGGCGGGAACGAGAACAGCCCGATCTCGTCGTAGATGGCGGGGTAGCGCTCGTACCCCTCGACGATGTCGGCGTACGTCTCGCCGGTCGGGTGATCGGTCAGCACGTCGGCGGGGGTCATCTCCCGGTCGGAGTCCAGCGGGACGAACCGGTCGCCCTCGGGGTCGACCCCGCGGTAGGCGATGGCGTTGCCGCCCTCGTCGCCGTGGACCGCGCCCTTCAGCATCGTCAGGTCGTGGATGCCGATGGCGCCCTTGGCGCGCTTGCGCCCCATCGTCGCGTGGAGTTTCTCCTGCAACTGGATCAGGGAGTCCAGCGCGTCGTCGTCGAGGTCCACCCCGCGGATCACCGCGCCGGTGACGTACGGCCGCTCCTCGGGCACCGACTCGTCCACCTCGATCGTCCAGTCGGGGTCGTTCGTGTTCGGCACGTAGACGCCGCGGTCGTCGCCGTACTGGTAGCGGAGCGACCGGGCGATCCCCTCGACCGAGAGGCGATCCAGCCTGTCGGGGCCGAACTCCAGTTGCAGGTCGCCGTCCTCGGTCTCCCCCTCGAACTCCAGGCCGAGGGCGAACAGGTCCTGCTTGAACTCCTCGTCGCTCTTCTCCTCGTGACCCGTCAGGTCCCGGAGTTCGTCGGGATCGACGTCGACGACGGGCATCAGTGCAGCACCTCCGTGGTCCGCAGGAGGTCGAGATCACAGAGCGTCCCGTGTACGTCGCGGATGTCGTCGAAGCCGTACATGAGCATCAGGAGTCGTTCGAGCGCCAGTCCCCACGCCATCACGTCACAGTCCACGCCCAGCGGGCGGAGGACCTCCTCGCGGAACATCCCGCTGTTGCCGATCTCGATCAACTCGCCCGTCTCGGGGTGTTCGCCGAACAGTTCGAAACTCGGCTCGGTGTACGGGTTGTAGTGGGGTTTGAACTGCAGGTCGGTGATGCCGAACTGCTGGTAGAACTCCTCGAAGGTGCCCATCAGGTCCCGCACCGAGAGATCCTCGGCCATCACCCACCCCTCGATCTGGAAGAACTCGAGCAGGTGCGTCGGGTCGAGCGTGTCGTTGCGGTACACCTTCTCGACGCTGAAGAAGCGCTCCGGGGGTTCGAGGTCGCCGATCTCGTGGCCGGAGAGGTAGCGCATCGACAGCGAGGTGGTGTGGCCCCGGAGGTCGACCTCGCGGGCGACCTCCTCGGTCCACGGCGAGTGATACCCGTCGCCGTCGTCGCCGACGCCCTCCAGGTGGGCCGAGCGGACCCGATCCAGCAGATCCTCCGGAATGTCCCGCATGGGCGGCACGTCGAGGGCGAACTGGTCCCAGTGGGTGCGCGCCGGGTGGTCCTGTGGCATGAACAGGCAGTCGTTGATCCAGAACTCCGCGTCGGCGTGTGGGCCGTCCATCTCCCGGAAGCCCATCCCGACGAGCGTGTCCTTCACGCGCTCGGCGGTCTGGCGGAGGATGTGGACCTTCCCGCCCCGCTCTTCCGGCGCGTCGGCCTCGACGTTGTAGGCGCTGAACTCCACGTCCCGCCACTCGCCGGAGGCGAGCATCTCGGGCGTGAGGCGGTCGACCGTCTCCGCGGCCTCGACGCCCTCCATCAGCGCGGTCACGCCCGCGTCGGTGAGGGTGACCGATCGGATCGCCCGCTCCCGTCGCTCGACGAGGCCGCGTCGGACGAGCCCGTCGAGGGCGTCCTCGTCGTCGACGGCCTCGCCGGCGACGAGCGACGCCAGGGCGGCGGCCTCGGCGTCGGCGTCCGGGTCCGCGTCCGGGTCGGCGGCGATCCGCCCCGAATCGAGGTCGCCGTACCCCTTCCGGGTGTAGTTCGCGAGGGCGATGTCGACGGCGTCGCCCTCCAGGTCGGCGGCGCCGATGACGGCCCCCATCGAGACGGGGCCCTCGTCCGCGCCGGCCGAGAGCGCGGCGCGGTAGAGCCGGAGCTCTGGTAGCCCCGCCTCGGCGTACCGCTCGCCCTCCGCGGTGACGGCGTGGGACACCGCCTCGGCGGTGGAGACGGCGACGAGCCCCGCGTCTTCGAGGTCGAAGGCGGCGCCCGTCACCGTCTCGGGTTTCAGCCCCGTCTCGTCGCTCAACTGTTCGATGGTCCGTTCCTCCGTCGCGCTCGCGGCTTCCAACACCGCGGCCTGTGATTCCGGGAGTTGCATGCGTCGTTCTTGTTCACGTCCATCCGAGCCGGTCAGTTAGGGGTTCCGAAGGCTCACCTGGAGCCGTAGCCCGCCGAATCGGCCGATTTCGTCCGCCCGCCGCGGGCGGAGTCCGCCGGCCACGATCAGGCGTCGAAGAAGAACCCGAACCCGAGCGCGGTCGCTTCGCGGGCGAGCGAGTCGGTCGTGGCGGGTTCGGGCGCCATGTGCGTTCGATGCGCGCCGCGGGCCAAAAGCGTTCTGAAAGCCGTGGGATCCGGTCGCACGGTCAGTGGCCGTCGCCGGGAACGCCGCGCCGGTCCGAGTCGAGGTCGATATCCAGGTCGTCGAGGACCGCCTCCATCTCCTCGCGTTTCTCCTGGTGCTCCGCCAGGAAGTCGCGCATGAGTTCGGCGGCCTGCTCCTTGCAGCCGCCACAGAGACGCTCGCCGCCGACGCACTCCTCGTACACCTCGGTCGCGAACTCGTCGTCGTCGCCGGCGAGCAGGTAGGCGTAGAGTTCGTAGACGGGACACTCGTCGGCCTTGCCGCCCAATTCCCGCTGTTTCTCGGCCGTCTCCCGCCCGCCGGTCGTCGCCGACTGCACCTTGTCGTAGCCGTCCTCGGGGTCGTCGAGCAGG encodes the following:
- a CDS encoding non-histone chromosomal MC1 family protein, yielding MVREDGKRNFVMREDGEEDSVFSGNMPRQAALKAARRLPPASSESDAEANPTEIRLREKGTDKVHIFDAWAWEQDAPDDKPDWMGDRITKGNVSKKGIEHLDE
- a CDS encoding quinone-dependent dihydroorotate dehydrogenase, giving the protein MRGYDLCKPLLFALPAETAHRATHRLLRAAQGTSVEDWLRDRYVVDDDRLATEAFGCRFDTPVGVAAGFDKNAELPSVLTALGFGHVEVGGVTAERQPGNPRPRLFRLPEDGALINRMGFNNEGADRIGARLDGTDLPDAPVGINIGKSKSTPLDEAPADYRYTYDRVADAGDYFVVNVSSPNTPGLRDLQNRESLEAILGGLVDAGADPLLVKLSPDLAAPAIEEALAVVDDLDLDGVVATNTTVDRPPGLRSPNRAERGGLSGKPIEERATGTIRFIAERTDVPVVGVGGITDAAGAYRKIRAGASVVQLYTGLVYEGPSLARDINRGLLDLLERDGFDSVEAAVGADL
- a CDS encoding valine--tRNA ligase produces the protein MPSGEYDPETVERQWQERWVEEDLYAYGDGAVDPDTVFSIDSPPPTVSGSLHWGHVYGFTLQDFVARYNRMQGEDVFFPFGYDDNGIASERLTEDELDVQHQEYDRDVFQEMCRGVCAKYEADFTEKMQALGISIDWTETYQTIEPRVQRISQLSFIDLYEKGREYRQRAPAIWCPDCETAISQVEMEDSEQDSHFHDIEFPVAGADDSFTISTTRPELLPACVAVFVHPDDEENAYLVGEEAEIPLFGQTVPIIEDDRVDMETGSGIVMCCTFGDQTDIEWYQAHDLPLRIAIDESGTMTDVAGEYEGLSAEEAREAIVEDLDAAGALLDRRPITHVVNVHERCDTEIEFLVTEQWYVKLLDKTEEYLEAGRSMEWFPEKMFTRYKNWIEGLQWDWAISRQRSSGIPFPVWYCGDCDAEIIADREQLPVDPLSDDPPVDRCPECGHGELVPEDDVFDTWATSSLTPLINAGWEWDGSEMAIQRPELYPMNMRPQGHDIISFWLFHTVVKCYEHTGEVPFESVMINGMVLDENRVKMSKSLGNIVSPDEVLEEYPVDAARYWAAGSAVGDDLPYKEKGLRAGERLMRKLWNASKLVDDLTPEKRLSRPDLREIDRWLLAELDEQIETVTGHFERREFSKARDSLRSFFWHTFCDDYLEIAKQRLRDGEDRSAAYTLQTAHRRFCKLFAPILAHVTEELWRDMYDGGSVHTTDWPAPLGVEADLDAGERAMAVVAALRKYKTDHQLSMNADVDAVRVYGDVADFADDIRRVMHVAELESVDEEPPVESVVTGIDLDYSLVGPEFGERVSDIEAAIAEGDYEIEDGRLYVADAELDPEMFEIEEERQYAGDGEMVEAGETVVIVRN
- the pheT gene encoding phenylalanine--tRNA ligase subunit beta, translated to MPVVDVDPDELRDLTGHEEKSDEEFKQDLFALGLEFEGETEDGDLQLEFGPDRLDRLSVEGIARSLRYQYGDDRGVYVPNTNDPDWTIEVDESVPEERPYVTGAVIRGVDLDDDALDSLIQLQEKLHATMGRKRAKGAIGIHDLTMLKGAVHGDEGGNAIAYRGVDPEGDRFVPLDSDREMTPADVLTDHPTGETYADIVEGYERYPAIYDEIGLFSFPPVINGRRTEVSTDSRELFVELTGTDQWTIDRMCNVICYALDARGATIEEVEVAYEDGTLVRPDFEIETKTVAHERIEGLLGVDLGVEETVDLFERSGLDAAVDEEEGTTYEVSIPPYRTDVLHPLDLIDDVGRAYGFNDLDPRYPDVATVGGRHERSTLEAAARTTLVGLGFEDLLDFHMISETENYERMGVAPGSDVVGGGEPVTITEPYSEDYTMLRTWALPSLLMVLENNTHRAYPQDLADIGLAARADDDENTGVAEHRTVAAVLARHDATYEDAKARLAALCRDFGVDLSTPATDHPTFIDGRAAEVVIDGESVGVIGEVHPRVLVEHDLELPVAAFEFRLDALA
- a CDS encoding phenylalanine--tRNA ligase subunit alpha, yielding MQLPESQAAVLEAASATEERTIEQLSDETGLKPETVTGAAFDLEDAGLVAVSTAEAVSHAVTAEGERYAEAGLPELRLYRAALSAGADEGPVSMGAVIGAADLEGDAVDIALANYTRKGYGDLDSGRIAADPDADPDADAEAAALASLVAGEAVDDEDALDGLVRRGLVERRERAIRSVTLTDAGVTALMEGVEAAETVDRLTPEMLASGEWRDVEFSAYNVEADAPEERGGKVHILRQTAERVKDTLVGMGFREMDGPHADAEFWINDCLFMPQDHPARTHWDQFALDVPPMRDIPEDLLDRVRSAHLEGVGDDGDGYHSPWTEEVAREVDLRGHTTSLSMRYLSGHEIGDLEPPERFFSVEKVYRNDTLDPTHLLEFFQIEGWVMAEDLSVRDLMGTFEEFYQQFGITDLQFKPHYNPYTEPSFELFGEHPETGELIEIGNSGMFREEVLRPLGVDCDVMAWGLALERLLMLMYGFDDIRDVHGTLCDLDLLRTTEVLH